A region of Candidatus Poribacteria bacterium DNA encodes the following proteins:
- a CDS encoding DUF1501 domain-containing protein — MDIHKETDLRLTRRTFLGKSVRGIGSLALGSLLTPAMLGAAPEIERWQGIVTAPHVPPKAKRIIHLCMAGGPSHLETLDYKPQLAELHGQPMPKSFTEGQPIAQLQGQADSLKCLGPTHEFKKYGQSGQEMSSAFPHIGSLADDICIVRSLKTEQINHDPAHTFMNTGTAIAGRPSMGSWLLYGLGSENENLPGYVVLTSSGGGQDQPIATRQWHSGFLPGQFQGVQFHSTGDPVHYVTNPGGVNTEQQRDVVDAVQTLNGMLDETVEDPAISTRISQYEMAFRMQTSVPELTDISKEPQHVLDAYGAEPGDGSYASNCLLARRLAERGVRFIQLYHRGWDHHGGIENAIKTTSGYVDKATAALVNDLKQRGMLDDTLVIWGGEFGRTPMAQGTGRDHHIKGFSMWMAGGGIKGGMSYGNTDELGYNAVENIVHVHDFHATMLHLFGINHEKLVYRFQGRDFRLTDVHGHVVRDILA; from the coding sequence ATGGATATTCATAAAGAAACCGATCTTCGCCTCACGAGGCGTACATTTTTAGGGAAAAGCGTGCGCGGCATCGGGTCGCTTGCGCTCGGATCCCTGCTGACACCAGCGATGCTGGGTGCTGCACCGGAGATTGAACGGTGGCAGGGTATTGTTACCGCACCACATGTACCGCCGAAAGCGAAACGTATTATTCATCTCTGTATGGCAGGCGGTCCTTCCCATTTAGAGACTTTGGATTACAAACCGCAATTGGCGGAACTCCACGGGCAACCGATGCCGAAGTCTTTCACGGAGGGGCAACCGATCGCACAACTCCAAGGACAAGCGGATTCACTGAAATGCCTCGGTCCGACCCATGAATTCAAAAAGTATGGACAGTCAGGGCAGGAGATGAGTTCGGCGTTTCCACATATTGGAAGTCTCGCCGACGATATTTGTATTGTGCGCTCCCTGAAAACCGAGCAGATTAACCACGATCCGGCACATACTTTCATGAACACTGGCACTGCAATCGCCGGCAGACCGAGCATGGGTTCGTGGCTGCTCTACGGACTTGGGAGTGAGAATGAAAATCTGCCGGGTTACGTCGTCCTCACCTCCTCTGGCGGCGGACAGGACCAACCGATCGCAACACGGCAGTGGCATAGTGGGTTTCTTCCAGGTCAGTTTCAAGGCGTTCAGTTCCATTCGACCGGCGATCCGGTTCACTACGTCACGAACCCTGGCGGTGTCAATACCGAACAGCAACGAGACGTTGTGGATGCCGTTCAAACCTTGAACGGCATGCTCGATGAGACTGTAGAAGACCCTGCAATTTCGACGCGGATTAGTCAGTACGAAATGGCGTTCCGAATGCAGACGAGTGTCCCGGAGTTGACCGACATTTCCAAAGAACCGCAGCACGTTCTGGATGCTTACGGTGCGGAGCCCGGTGACGGATCCTACGCTTCAAACTGTCTCCTCGCACGACGGTTGGCAGAGCGCGGGGTGCGGTTCATCCAACTTTACCACCGCGGCTGGGATCACCACGGCGGTATTGAAAACGCTATCAAGACAACCTCAGGCTATGTTGATAAGGCAACCGCTGCGCTCGTCAATGATTTGAAACAGCGCGGTATGTTGGATGACACTTTGGTGATTTGGGGCGGGGAGTTTGGCCGGACACCCATGGCGCAAGGCACCGGACGCGATCACCACATCAAGGGATTCTCGATGTGGATGGCTGGCGGTGGCATCAAGGGTGGTATGAGTTACGGGAACACCGATGAGTTGGGATATAATGCCGTTGAAAATATCGTGCATGTTCACGACTTCCATGCTACGATGCTTCACCTCTTTGGGATTAACCACGAAAAACTGGTCTACCGTTTCCAAGGACGAGATTTTCGCCTCACCGATGTCCACGGGCATGTCGTCCGCGACATTTTGGCTTAA
- a CDS encoding zinc-binding alcohol dehydrogenase: MLRELIAPAQEQVAFREYESHPLQANEIRVKSQFGAAKHGSEMASYKGYAGPRGGYDGEYKIFRANGSGGMVNYPSGLGNMCVGEVTEIGADVTDIEVGERVFRHSAFREEHVWNAAGTRKLPEGVPWQAAVCLDPTDFALGAVRDGHIRIGDAVAVFGMGGIGLIALQLAKLAGAYPVIGVDPLELRRNVALDCGADMVIDPTIEDAGLEIKKATDKRGADVCIEYSGHHTALQAAIRGVTYLGTVVAGAWPGTYPAGLDLGAEAHFNRPTIIFSRACSEPNPEYPNWNEGRLFEISWRLLCDGSLKSEPVIYPIVDFDDLLDEYPKIATHPGENVKLGVRFA; the protein is encoded by the coding sequence ATGTTAAGAGAACTCATTGCCCCCGCGCAAGAACAGGTCGCTTTCCGAGAGTATGAAAGTCACCCCTTGCAAGCAAATGAAATTCGGGTCAAGAGTCAGTTTGGTGCCGCCAAACACGGTTCAGAGATGGCATCATATAAGGGATATGCCGGTCCCCGCGGTGGCTACGATGGCGAATATAAAATATTTCGAGCAAACGGCTCCGGCGGGATGGTGAACTATCCTTCAGGACTTGGGAATATGTGCGTCGGCGAGGTAACTGAGATTGGTGCGGACGTTACCGATATTGAGGTCGGCGAGCGAGTTTTTCGGCACAGTGCCTTCCGCGAAGAACATGTGTGGAATGCAGCAGGCACACGAAAACTCCCTGAGGGTGTGCCGTGGCAGGCAGCCGTTTGTCTGGATCCCACAGACTTTGCCTTGGGTGCGGTGCGCGACGGGCACATCCGCATTGGAGATGCTGTCGCAGTCTTTGGAATGGGGGGCATCGGACTGATAGCACTGCAGCTCGCCAAGTTGGCGGGTGCCTACCCCGTGATAGGGGTTGATCCACTCGAATTGCGTCGTAATGTTGCCCTCGACTGTGGTGCGGATATGGTTATCGACCCAACAATTGAGGATGCTGGCTTGGAAATTAAAAAAGCCACCGACAAACGAGGTGCCGATGTTTGCATTGAATATAGTGGTCATCACACGGCACTTCAAGCCGCGATCCGTGGTGTGACGTATCTCGGAACGGTTGTCGCTGGGGCATGGCCCGGGACCTACCCTGCAGGATTGGATCTGGGGGCGGAAGCGCATTTCAATCGACCGACGATTATCTTCTCACGTGCGTGTAGTGAACCGAATCCTGAGTATCCCAATTGGAATGAAGGGAGACTCTTTGAAATCAGTTGGCGGCTCCTTTGCGATGGCAGCCTGAAATCTGAACCGGTCATATATCCTATTGTCGATTTTGACGATCTGTTGGACGAGTACCCGAAGATTGCGACGCATCCAGGTGAGAATGTAAAGTTAGGCGTTCGATTTGCCTAA
- a CDS encoding Gfo/Idh/MocA family oxidoreductase has translation MKLRLAQYGISHDHASGKARVMKESDEIDFAGVFEPSPEVRETLGQSAVYDGVHWFTSKEEILEDETIVGVAAQGRVSQNLTFAREILEHGKHLWFDKPAGDNLDEFREVLDLARDRKLLVQLGYMFRYNAGFQFILDWVHSGKLGDIFSVRGRISSGPSSDAHWQRWDSLGEHSGGIMFILACHLTDIIVALLGRPTHVTPLSRHDGHDVPWYRNNTAAVFEYPKALAILESTSLEVDAGKSRRLEVYGTQGSAILEPLEPPVLRLCLDEDRDGYAKGWQTVLVEPRPRYVESLRAFVADIRGEKSPDRSLDHEFAVQETVLRAAGLRR, from the coding sequence GTGAAATTGAGACTTGCACAATACGGTATTTCCCACGACCACGCTTCGGGGAAAGCCCGTGTCATGAAGGAGAGCGACGAAATTGACTTCGCCGGTGTCTTTGAGCCATCACCAGAAGTCCGAGAGACTTTGGGTCAAAGCGCAGTCTATGACGGCGTTCACTGGTTTACGTCCAAAGAAGAGATACTCGAAGATGAGACAATCGTTGGTGTCGCGGCGCAGGGACGGGTGTCGCAAAATCTCACCTTTGCACGGGAGATCCTTGAGCACGGCAAACATCTGTGGTTCGATAAACCTGCGGGTGATAACCTCGATGAATTTCGGGAGGTTCTGGACCTCGCACGAGACAGGAAGTTGCTCGTTCAACTCGGTTATATGTTCCGATACAATGCTGGCTTCCAGTTTATCCTGGATTGGGTGCATTCCGGCAAACTCGGCGACATTTTTTCTGTTCGAGGACGCATCTCATCGGGACCTTCAAGCGACGCGCATTGGCAACGCTGGGATTCACTCGGTGAACACTCAGGCGGCATTATGTTCATCCTTGCCTGTCATCTCACCGATATTATCGTTGCGTTGCTCGGACGACCCACACACGTGACACCCCTTTCGAGGCACGACGGGCATGACGTCCCGTGGTATCGGAACAATACAGCGGCTGTGTTCGAATATCCCAAAGCGTTGGCGATTCTTGAGTCAACGTCATTGGAAGTGGATGCGGGTAAATCCAGGCGATTGGAGGTCTACGGGACACAGGGCAGTGCGATTCTTGAGCCGCTTGAACCCCCAGTGTTGCGGCTGTGTCTTGACGAAGATCGGGATGGATATGCGAAGGGCTGGCAGACGGTGCTTGTGGAGCCGCGACCGCGTTACGTTGAAAGCCTTCGAGCGTTTGTCGCTGATATTCGAGGCGAGAAATCTCCTGATCGCTCTCTCGACCACGAGTTCGCAGTTCAGGAAACGGTGCTGCGGGCGGCAGGGCTGCGACGGTAA
- a CDS encoding glutaredoxin family protein, translated as MQLQFYTKPDCPLCDDAKSVLQRIGAKTSFIAIEEIDITKNLGLFTKYKHLIPVLELDGQRLFAHHATYWKLVWQLRWYRFRRYFIGRRDL; from the coding sequence ATGCAACTCCAGTTTTACACGAAACCGGATTGTCCGCTCTGCGACGATGCAAAGAGCGTGCTGCAGCGTATCGGAGCGAAGACATCGTTTATTGCAATAGAGGAAATCGACATCACCAAAAATCTGGGACTCTTCACGAAATATAAACATCTGATTCCTGTGCTTGAGTTAGATGGGCAAAGACTTTTTGCACATCATGCCACCTATTGGAAGTTAGTGTGGCAGCTCCGATGGTACCGGTTTCGGAGGTATTTCATCGGTAGGAGGGATTTGTAA
- the ggt gene encoding gamma-glutamyltransferase, whose amino-acid sequence MAFPSHGTTHRSTVTGTRGMATSAHPLASLAGARMLLAGGNAFDAAVAVASTLNVVEPYMSGIAGNGYMLLYNAKEKTHRVIDYLGTAPYAATLDVYPTLESQQIGIRAGMVPGGCGGWLALLERYGSMDHADIFSPAIELAENGYAVTVKNAEFIAGARPYFSERAEEVIASRGRTPLPGEVLVQQDLANTFRQVAEGGAEAFYRGDIAKEIVRFSEETDGLITEKDLADFEVEWQDPISVTYKDYEVYCPPPPCAGIQYLETLNILENDALGELGHNTPEYLHLLIEAIKLASADRAEYAPRPNPPIERLLSKDYARAQRERIGEQAAVSGGERWSKDKLPGEIRADDWTTECTTHFDTADAEGNIVAVTQSLGQPFGSGVILGSTGMFLNNFMNWFDRIPESPNAVGPHKRIEMCMSPCQVWKDGNPFAAIGTPGSHGILQTTLQMVLNLIEHGMNVQAAIEAPRVRLINPGTHVSMEGRIPAAVRAALEARGHEVEVLPDWTATVGGGQGIAFDTEERSFMGGADPRRDGYAIGV is encoded by the coding sequence ATGGCTTTTCCATCACACGGGACAACGCATCGATCCACTGTAACGGGTACACGCGGCATGGCGACGAGTGCGCATCCGCTTGCGAGTCTTGCGGGTGCACGTATGCTGCTCGCTGGCGGTAATGCCTTTGATGCAGCAGTTGCTGTCGCTTCAACGCTCAACGTCGTTGAACCTTACATGTCGGGGATCGCGGGTAACGGGTATATGTTGCTCTATAACGCGAAGGAAAAAACGCACCGCGTGATAGATTATCTGGGCACTGCACCTTACGCAGCGACGCTGGATGTCTATCCGACACTCGAAAGTCAACAGATTGGCATTCGTGCCGGTATGGTCCCTGGTGGCTGTGGTGGCTGGCTCGCCCTTTTAGAACGCTACGGAAGTATGGATCACGCCGACATCTTTTCCCCGGCAATTGAATTGGCAGAAAATGGATACGCCGTCACCGTCAAGAATGCGGAATTCATCGCTGGTGCCCGTCCCTATTTCTCCGAGAGAGCCGAAGAGGTAATCGCTTCACGAGGGAGAACACCACTCCCTGGCGAGGTCTTGGTCCAACAGGATTTAGCCAACACATTCCGTCAAGTTGCTGAAGGCGGCGCGGAGGCGTTCTATCGCGGCGACATCGCCAAAGAGATCGTCCGCTTTTCGGAAGAGACCGATGGACTGATTACCGAAAAGGATTTAGCCGACTTTGAGGTGGAGTGGCAGGACCCGATCTCCGTTACCTACAAGGATTACGAGGTCTACTGTCCACCCCCGCCGTGTGCTGGCATTCAGTATTTGGAAACGCTCAACATCTTGGAAAACGATGCCCTCGGTGAACTCGGACACAATACCCCGGAATACCTACACTTGCTGATTGAAGCGATTAAGTTAGCGAGCGCGGATAGAGCCGAGTATGCCCCACGTCCGAACCCTCCGATTGAACGCTTGTTATCCAAAGATTACGCACGTGCACAACGCGAACGCATTGGTGAACAAGCCGCAGTCAGCGGGGGTGAACGTTGGTCAAAGGACAAACTTCCCGGTGAAATCCGAGCGGACGACTGGACCACCGAGTGCACAACCCATTTTGACACCGCCGATGCAGAGGGCAATATCGTGGCAGTGACACAGAGTCTCGGACAACCTTTCGGATCAGGGGTGATCCTTGGATCGACCGGCATGTTTCTCAACAATTTCATGAACTGGTTCGATAGAATCCCAGAGAGTCCAAACGCCGTTGGACCGCATAAACGGATAGAGATGTGTATGTCGCCGTGCCAAGTTTGGAAGGACGGAAATCCGTTCGCGGCGATTGGCACCCCCGGAAGCCACGGCATCCTTCAAACGACGTTACAGATGGTGTTGAACCTGATTGAACACGGGATGAACGTGCAAGCGGCGATTGAAGCACCGCGCGTTCGGTTGATAAATCCGGGAACGCATGTCAGTATGGAGGGACGCATTCCTGCTGCTGTCCGTGCGGCATTGGAAGCACGTGGACATGAGGTAGAGGTATTGCCCGATTGGACTGCCACTGTCGGCGGCGGACAGGGAATCGCCTTTGATACCGAAGAGAGAAGTTTCATGGGTGGGGCTGACCCACGGCGCGATGGGTATGCAATCGGTGTGTAA
- a CDS encoding NUDIX hydrolase gives MDHPQHIVAVSGLISHPDGKILLIRSPRRGWEFPGGQVEEGENLIEALQREIQEESGVIASIGSLVGVYSNIKAPTKLAFGFLGDYVSGELTTSPESLETEWVARHSALPRISHPAIYDRMKDMLNFSGRVIYRVYTNDPYQVCEECFL, from the coding sequence ATGGACCATCCGCAACACATTGTTGCCGTCTCTGGCTTGATCAGTCATCCCGACGGTAAAATCTTGCTCATACGGAGTCCACGTCGTGGTTGGGAGTTTCCGGGTGGTCAGGTCGAAGAAGGTGAAAACCTTATTGAGGCACTCCAACGTGAAATTCAAGAGGAGTCTGGCGTCATTGCCTCAATTGGGTCGCTGGTCGGTGTCTACTCAAACATCAAAGCGCCTACTAAATTGGCGTTTGGTTTCTTAGGGGATTATGTCTCCGGTGAATTAACAACAAGCCCTGAGAGCTTAGAAACCGAATGGGTTGCACGTCATTCCGCTCTGCCACGTATATCCCATCCGGCTATTTATGACAGAATGAAAGATATGCTCAATTTTTCGGGGCGTGTCATTTATCGCGTTTACACCAATGACCCGTATCAGGTTTGTGAGGAATGTTTCCTGTGA
- a CDS encoding BMP family ABC transporter substrate-binding protein has product MKNFIIFNKYFFIAFGLIFICGCETIQDVILTEPPSETDITPLRVTMIYPSDCVGSAAYCDAFHIGVRAAETGLGISLTEVSGVEDDATVSEMLLREAAQNSDLVLTAGYQMGEPLAMIAPEFPDVQFAIFDVVLDIPNVASVNYKSNEGSFLVGAIAALKSESGKIGYIGGVDVPLLREFEGGYVAGIQAINPDATISVEYISEDVTGFGQPEKAKELALAQYESGIDVIYVAAGGSGQGVLEAAQEQQKFIIWVDSNGNHLAPGIVLTSMTKEISTSVEHIIREAVDENFMAGIRYFGLKDGSVSYAVDEHNQSLLSDDMIATVESLKAKIIAGEIVVPDTVSLPRE; this is encoded by the coding sequence GTGAAGAATTTTATCATTTTTAACAAATACTTTTTTATAGCGTTCGGGTTAATTTTCATCTGTGGTTGCGAGACAATTCAGGATGTTATTCTCACTGAACCACCGAGTGAAACAGATATAACACCACTGCGCGTAACCATGATATATCCCAGCGATTGCGTTGGCTCAGCGGCTTACTGTGATGCCTTCCATATCGGTGTAAGAGCAGCAGAGACAGGACTTGGAATTAGTCTCACTGAGGTTAGCGGGGTGGAAGACGATGCGACGGTGTCAGAAATGTTGTTAAGAGAAGCTGCACAAAATTCGGACCTCGTTTTAACAGCGGGCTATCAGATGGGAGAGCCTCTGGCGATGATAGCGCCTGAATTTCCTGATGTCCAATTTGCAATCTTTGATGTTGTCCTTGATATTCCAAATGTGGCTTCCGTGAACTACAAATCCAATGAAGGGTCGTTTCTGGTTGGAGCAATTGCGGCTTTAAAATCAGAGAGCGGTAAAATCGGTTATATTGGTGGAGTGGATGTTCCGTTGTTACGCGAGTTTGAAGGGGGTTACGTCGCCGGAATTCAAGCGATCAATCCAGATGCAACAATCTCCGTAGAATACATCAGCGAGGATGTAACCGGTTTCGGTCAACCTGAAAAAGCAAAAGAATTGGCGTTGGCACAATATGAAAGCGGTATTGATGTAATTTACGTCGCCGCGGGTGGGTCGGGTCAAGGGGTCCTTGAAGCCGCCCAAGAACAACAAAAATTTATAATTTGGGTTGACTCCAACGGTAACCATCTTGCCCCAGGCATTGTCCTAACGAGTATGACCAAAGAGATTTCAACTTCTGTGGAGCACATCATCCGAGAAGCCGTTGACGAAAATTTTATGGCAGGTATCCGATACTTCGGACTCAAGGATGGTAGTGTGAGTTATGCCGTCGATGAACACAACCAATCCTTGCTTTCGGACGACATGATAGCGACCGTTGAATCATTGAAAGCAAAGATCATTGCTGGCGAGATCGTTGTTCCTGATACAGTTTCACTTCCGCGCGAATAG
- a CDS encoding ATPase: MYIIGIDGGGTKTTGILATETGHPLAEVESGPANYHVVGEAETQAVLENIIAELHEKAGVPLGSPVQCCLGMAGLGRAADREVIGRICDELGICQNRILTHDAHIALVGGTEKQEGVIVISGTGAIAYGINTHGREARASGWGYLLGDEGSGYAIAIKGLQAVARAADGRGDPTDLTDRILNRLELNEPSELIRWTHAASRDAIAQLAAVVFETVRITDTVAEDIVDEAADELVCAAVSVIEQLEFTEPFDIVLSGGNLIHQRMFADKLRHRFARIRPTASVQLPKHEPAYGAVLLAQASLQKDPVSG, translated from the coding sequence ATGTACATCATTGGAATTGATGGCGGTGGAACGAAAACGACAGGTATTCTGGCAACAGAAACGGGGCACCCCCTTGCAGAAGTGGAATCAGGACCCGCAAATTACCACGTCGTTGGTGAGGCAGAGACACAAGCGGTTTTGGAAAATATCATCGCGGAGCTTCACGAAAAAGCAGGTGTTCCATTAGGGAGTCCTGTTCAGTGTTGTTTGGGTATGGCTGGTTTGGGACGCGCCGCAGACCGAGAAGTGATTGGACGGATCTGTGATGAACTCGGCATCTGCCAAAATCGGATATTAACCCACGACGCACACATCGCTCTCGTGGGTGGCACGGAGAAACAGGAAGGTGTAATCGTCATCTCTGGAACGGGTGCGATTGCCTACGGCATCAATACCCATGGGAGAGAAGCCCGCGCGAGTGGATGGGGATACCTCCTTGGAGATGAAGGGAGTGGTTACGCCATTGCGATAAAGGGACTCCAAGCCGTCGCTCGTGCTGCTGACGGCAGAGGTGATCCAACCGACTTGACAGACCGAATCCTCAATAGACTTGAACTCAACGAACCGAGCGAACTGATTCGGTGGACGCACGCCGCGAGTCGAGATGCGATTGCGCAGTTAGCAGCGGTGGTATTTGAGACTGTCCGCATAACGGATACAGTGGCTGAAGACATCGTTGACGAAGCGGCTGATGAACTCGTTTGTGCCGCAGTCAGTGTAATTGAACAGTTAGAATTCACAGAGCCGTTTGATATTGTTCTCAGTGGTGGGAATCTCATCCATCAAAGGATGTTCGCCGACAAACTCCGACACCGGTTTGCGAGGATCCGACCAACGGCATCGGTGCAACTCCCGAAACATGAGCCGGCCTACGGTGCCGTGTTGTTAGCACAAGCAAGTTTGCAGAAGGACCCTGTGTCAGGTTAA
- the murQ gene encoding N-acetylmuramic acid 6-phosphate etherase, which translates to MIKKTEQQNLNSVDIDLKSTPEIVRIFHEEDRKAMEAVEAESEAIADAIELCVAAFRTGGRLFYAGAGTSGRLGVLDASECPPTFSTSPEMVQGIIAGGDIALRRSVEGEEDKPDSGMRAVRERHLTSQDVLVGIASSGQTPYVIGALKEAHTIGATTIFLCCVPPPEELKNWVTHFITPIVGPEIIAGSTRLKAGTATKLVLNMLTTVSMIKLGKVYNNLMVDVHASNTKLVARSVRIVQAVTGVDAAVAEATLARADGRAKLAIVMLTKGLNPTDANTLLEKHGGFLRQILD; encoded by the coding sequence ATAATTAAAAAAACGGAACAGCAAAACCTGAATTCTGTTGACATCGATCTGAAGTCAACACCAGAAATCGTCCGGATTTTCCATGAAGAAGACCGGAAAGCGATGGAGGCAGTAGAAGCGGAGTCCGAAGCGATTGCAGATGCCATTGAATTATGCGTTGCTGCCTTCCGCACTGGGGGCAGACTCTTTTATGCCGGTGCTGGCACGAGCGGTAGACTCGGGGTGTTGGATGCTTCTGAATGTCCACCGACCTTTAGCACGTCCCCGGAAATGGTTCAAGGGATAATTGCCGGTGGGGACATCGCCTTACGTCGCTCGGTGGAAGGAGAAGAGGATAAACCCGACAGTGGCATGCGGGCTGTCCGAGAGCGACACCTCACATCGCAAGATGTGCTTGTCGGAATCGCAAGCAGCGGACAGACCCCTTACGTGATAGGTGCTTTGAAAGAGGCGCATACCATTGGTGCAACAACAATATTTCTCTGCTGTGTTCCACCGCCTGAGGAATTGAAAAACTGGGTGACGCATTTCATCACACCAATTGTCGGTCCAGAAATCATTGCAGGCTCGACCCGACTGAAAGCAGGGACAGCCACGAAACTGGTTCTGAACATGTTGACGACTGTTTCTATGATCAAACTGGGTAAGGTCTACAACAACCTGATGGTAGATGTCCACGCCTCTAACACGAAATTGGTCGCGCGGAGCGTTCGGATTGTCCAAGCCGTCACTGGGGTTGATGCCGCGGTGGCTGAGGCAACATTAGCACGAGCAGACGGTCGCGCCAAACTCGCTATTGTAATGCTCACAAAAGGACTGAATCCAACGGACGCGAACACACTCTTAGAAAAACATGGAGGATTTCTAAGGCAGATTCTTGATTAA
- a CDS encoding DUF362 domain-containing protein, with product MNKEHRERLGAPTKGQEEPMGTKVGLAKTGRRRSNVFEALDNIREALTPKVREQVLLKPNFLSSTNQLASSHVDAMRGAIDFLLSTPHPPKEIIVAEGANEAFSGEAFQVFGYEALQAEYDLPIRLVDLHQETEWVETTVFLAERNEDTVRMPKIVLDCPCTLSVAIAKTHDAGVVTLAMKNMIMGTLHKEDRIKMHGYHSHADRVLPREAQTLNINLLRLSRHLKPDIAIVDGTVGLQGNGPGGTDSVPLGIAVASGDVFAADAVTTKAMGFEPLEIGLFHYANALGYGTADLGNIDIIGPAVASVATAFKPHETAELQFQWQETSHTEYLAAD from the coding sequence ATGAACAAAGAACATCGGGAAAGATTAGGAGCACCCACAAAAGGTCAGGAGGAACCGATGGGTACGAAAGTTGGGCTTGCCAAAACCGGCAGGCGGCGTTCTAACGTTTTTGAAGCGTTGGACAATATACGCGAGGCGCTCACACCGAAAGTTCGTGAGCAGGTGTTGTTAAAACCGAATTTCCTCTCCAGCACGAATCAACTCGCCTCCTCGCACGTTGATGCGATGCGCGGTGCGATTGATTTTCTGCTGAGCACACCACATCCGCCAAAAGAGATAATTGTCGCTGAGGGCGCGAATGAAGCATTCTCTGGCGAGGCATTCCAAGTTTTCGGGTATGAAGCCCTTCAAGCCGAATACGATCTCCCAATCCGGCTCGTGGATTTGCATCAGGAAACCGAATGGGTAGAAACCACGGTCTTTCTTGCTGAACGTAATGAGGATACCGTGAGGATGCCGAAGATAGTATTGGATTGTCCCTGTACTCTCTCTGTTGCTATTGCGAAAACACATGATGCTGGTGTTGTAACGCTCGCTATGAAGAATATGATTATGGGCACCTTGCATAAGGAAGATCGGATTAAAATGCACGGCTACCACAGTCACGCAGACCGAGTGCTCCCACGTGAAGCGCAGACGTTGAATATCAACCTACTTCGCCTCTCACGCCACCTTAAGCCCGACATCGCTATTGTTGATGGCACGGTTGGGTTACAAGGCAACGGACCCGGTGGCACGGATTCTGTGCCTCTCGGTATCGCAGTGGCAAGCGGAGATGTGTTCGCAGCGGACGCAGTTACGACCAAAGCGATGGGATTTGAGCCGTTGGAGATAGGGTTGTTCCACTATGCCAATGCGTTAGGATACGGCACCGCAGATCTCGGCAACATTGACATCATCGGCCCCGCTGTAGCGTCAGTTGCGACAGCGTTCAAGCCCCATGAAACCGCTGAACTCCAGTTCCAATGGCAGGAAACGAGTCACACAGAATATTTGGCAGCGGACTAA